From the Musa acuminata AAA Group cultivar baxijiao chromosome BXJ3-7, Cavendish_Baxijiao_AAA, whole genome shotgun sequence genome, one window contains:
- the LOC135643864 gene encoding peroxidase 57-like, protein MAATSGFAAVFAIASLLCLTIAPTRGALQAGFYKGKCNGTDVEATVKSIVAARFARDRSIVAALLRLHFHDCFVRGCDASILIDGSGTEKTAPPNLSVRGYDLVDQAKAQLESTCPGVVSCADIIAIATRDAVVLGGGTQYTYVVQTGRRDGNISLASDASANLPGASLSATQAIAAFRAKGISASDMVLLLGGHTVGITHCSFILNRLYNYNGSGKPDPDMDPAFVAMLKSRCPQTSAVDNSVFLDNGTPSTVDNSYYKQLLAKRGVLKVDQNLAMDAATNGTVKSLASGSLSFPSLFGNAMVKMGSIQVLTGTQGQIRKSCRVVNK, encoded by the exons ATGGCCGCAACGTCCGGCTTCGCCGCCGTGTTCGCGATTGCTTCCCTACTGTGCCTCACCATAGCCCCAACCCGCGGCGCGCTGCAGGCCGGGTTCTACAAGGGAAAATGCAACGGCACCGACGTGGAGGCCACCGTCAAAAGCATCGTCGCCGCAAGGTTTGCACGGGACCGATCCATCGTCGCCGCCCTCCTCCGGCTGCACTTCCACGACTGCTTCGTTAGG GGATGCGACGCGTCGATATTGATCGATGGGAGTGGAACCGAGAAGACGGCCCCCCCCAACTTAAGCGTGAGAGGCTACGATCTCGTTGATCAAGCGAAGGCACAACTAGAAAGTACATGCCCTGGCGTTGTTTCCTGCGCTGATATCATCGCGATCGCAACAAGGGATGCTGTTGTGCTG GGTGGTGGGACGCAATATACGTATGTGGTGCAAACGGGGAGGAGGGATGGCAACATCTCGCTCGCTTCCGATGCGAGCGCAAATCTCCCGGGAGCTTCATTGTCGGCCACTCAAGCTATTGCGGCGTTCAGGGCGAAAGGGATTAGTGCTTCAGACATGGTTCTGCTACTAG GAGGTCATACGGTTGGGATCACGCACTGCTCGTTCATCCTGAATCGCCTGTACAACTACAATGGATCGGGCAAACCGGACCCGGACATGGATCCCGCTTTTGTCGCCATGCTCAAGTCGAGGTGCCCTCAGACGTCGGCGGTGGACAACAGCGTCTTCCTTGATAACGGAACGCCAAGCACGGTGGACAACAGCTACTACAAGCAGCTCCTGGCGAAGAGAGGCGTTCTCAAGGTGGATCAGAACCTAGCCATGGACGCTGCGACCAACGGCACGGTCAAGTCCTTGGCCAGCGGCAGCTTGAGCTTCCCCTCTCTGTTTGGGAACGCCATGGTGAAGATGGGCAGCATTCAAGTGCTCACGGGAACGCAGGGGCAGATCCGGAAGTCTTGCCGGGTCGTCAACAAATGA
- the LOC103990624 gene encoding putative invertase inhibitor yields MTRVPSVFLFLLLVFLIVLHQSMAAAAHHHHSIVSETCKHSANGDPNVNYTFCVESLQSVSKSKHADLRGLAIISARLAKADAKHAKSRVKTLLKAKKMSRYRKSCLQTCRELYSDAMASLRDSVKLIKAGRYGDANVYISSAVDAPGECEDSFKEGSIKSPLVKENHDLFQLAVIALSITSRLG; encoded by the coding sequence ATGACAAGAGTTCCGtccgtcttcctcttcctcctcctcgtcttcctaATTGTGCTGCATCAAAGCATGGCCGCCGCCGCCCACCACCACCACAGTATCGTCAGCGAGACCTGCAAGCACAGCGCCAACGGCGACCCCAACGTGAACTACACCTTCTGCGTGGAGTCGCTGCAGTCGGTGTCCAAGAGCAAGCACGCGGACCTTCGCGGGCTCGCCATCATATCGGCGAGGCTGGCGAAGGCCGACGCGAAGCACGCCAAGTCGAGGGTGAAGACGCTGCTGAAGGCCAAGAAGATGAGCCGCTACAGGAAGTCCTGCTTGCAGACTTGCCGGGAGTTGTACTCCGACGCCATGGCAAGCCTCAGGGACTCCGTCAAGCTGATCAAGGCCGGTCGCTACGGCGACGCCAACGTGTATATAAGCAGCGCCGTGGATGCGCCCGGGGAGTGCGAGGACAGCTTCAAAGAGGGCAGCATCAAGTCGCCGCTGGTGAAGGAGAACCACGACCTATTCCAGCTTGCTGTCATCGCCCTCAGCATTACCTCTCGCCTCGGATGA